A genome region from Balneolaceae bacterium includes the following:
- the xseB gene encoding exodeoxyribonuclease VII small subunit encodes MSDSERLNFEDALSRLEEIVNELESDEISLEDSIALYEEGIRLSRICTEKLEEAELRIEKVNEQQREPND; translated from the coding sequence ATGAGCGATTCGGAACGCCTGAACTTTGAAGATGCTTTATCAAGGTTGGAAGAGATCGTGAACGAGCTGGAGTCTGATGAAATCTCCCTGGAAGACTCCATTGCGCTCTACGAAGAAGGTATCAGGCTCTCCAGGATCTGCACCGAGAAACTGGAAGAGGCCGAACTGCGTATAGAGAAGGTGAACGAGCAGCAACGCGAGCCGAACGACTAG
- a CDS encoding DNA internalization-related competence protein ComEC/Rec2 has translation MVALPHHAFSFAPFPALRIALLFAAGVTCAREAGGEPVTWMLLFGTALAAYLTLEQQHRRHPGRGSLLRSLIVYSLLLFLAGGARHALHEATLDRSSPARMLASHSWETAEVSGILLQVSTSSTGRRHLELRIDRTLLSGGISWQQTYGLRAVMDSARYARLAPLRPGSRLRLRVTVWPSLEGPRNPHQFDYRGWLRSRGITVQAGADSLLSLESPSGWSWPRLRGEALEQVDRIFSRPTAPLAKALLLGYKQELDPSDRRDFSRVGLSHIMAVSGLHVGFLLAPFWWMLPWLRTFRHGPAAGMVLTVLLLGCYAGLTGFTASVTRATLTGGLLVYARLYHRIHNPVNLTAASALIILAADPSQLATPGFQLSYGAVFAILLCLPVLRGLLPARHRYRAAGRIFATSAISVLVPLALYPLLASYFGEISLAAPLSNLLAMPLLIAVVPTSLLWLALSTAAPKAGTLLNMPNDYALASIAQGAEWLAAVEGSWMRTPEPGVLLTAAWIFVLLLLSSLRHPRLRWKLTAVCLAAACLGQARGLQRSASVPPLTVIFFDVGQGDAALVRTPAGRNLLFDAGPGEEGYSSARYVLLPYLRATGVDTLHAVLLSHPHADHLGGMPDLLESLPVGVVYHPGQRHDSGLYRRYRETARRLDVPLQALAAGDRLRPDPALRLQVLGPRQTVTDSLSREAPMEVNASNEGSLVIRLVYGETSILFMGDAETPSELELIRRYGGMLQSDLLKAGHHGAADATSSPFLRAVRPEKAVVSAGVRNPFGHPHPATLERLRSADVQTWITARDQALIFRSNGQTIRRVAWR, from the coding sequence ATGGTTGCGCTTCCCCACCACGCATTTAGTTTCGCACCCTTCCCGGCGCTGCGCATCGCGTTGCTGTTCGCCGCGGGCGTGACATGCGCCCGTGAGGCCGGCGGTGAGCCGGTGACCTGGATGCTGCTCTTCGGCACCGCACTGGCCGCCTATCTAACCTTGGAACAGCAACACCGCCGCCATCCGGGGAGGGGCTCCCTATTAAGGTCCCTGATCGTCTACAGCCTGCTGCTCTTTCTTGCGGGAGGCGCCCGACATGCCCTGCACGAAGCAACGCTGGACCGCTCTTCGCCAGCCCGGATGCTGGCGTCACACTCCTGGGAGACCGCCGAGGTGAGCGGAATCCTCCTGCAGGTCAGCACCTCCTCCACCGGGCGCCGACACCTGGAGCTGCGCATCGACCGCACCCTTCTCTCCGGCGGTATATCCTGGCAGCAGACCTACGGGCTCCGGGCGGTCATGGACTCCGCACGTTACGCCCGCCTGGCGCCCCTCAGGCCGGGTAGCCGACTTCGCCTGCGGGTGACCGTTTGGCCGTCACTGGAGGGACCGCGCAACCCGCACCAGTTTGACTACCGAGGCTGGCTTCGCAGCCGGGGCATCACGGTACAGGCGGGGGCCGACAGCCTGCTTTCCCTGGAATCACCTTCAGGATGGAGCTGGCCCCGCCTGCGTGGAGAAGCCCTTGAACAGGTCGACCGTATTTTTTCGCGTCCAACGGCCCCGCTGGCCAAAGCCCTGCTTCTGGGCTACAAGCAGGAACTGGATCCCTCCGACCGGCGTGACTTTTCACGGGTGGGACTCTCCCACATCATGGCTGTCTCCGGCCTGCACGTAGGTTTCCTGCTGGCGCCCTTCTGGTGGATGCTCCCGTGGCTGCGGACCTTCCGGCACGGACCCGCCGCCGGCATGGTGCTGACGGTCCTGCTGCTGGGATGTTACGCCGGTCTCACCGGCTTCACCGCCTCTGTGACCCGCGCAACCCTTACCGGCGGGCTGCTGGTCTACGCCCGCCTTTATCACCGCATTCACAACCCGGTAAATCTTACCGCGGCTTCTGCGCTGATCATCCTGGCGGCTGATCCCTCCCAACTCGCAACACCCGGGTTCCAACTCTCCTACGGGGCGGTCTTTGCCATCCTGCTCTGCCTGCCGGTGCTGCGCGGACTCCTTCCCGCCCGACACCGATACCGTGCGGCCGGACGCATCTTCGCAACCTCCGCCATCTCCGTACTGGTTCCCCTCGCCCTTTACCCCCTGCTGGCCTCCTACTTCGGGGAGATCTCCCTGGCGGCACCCCTTTCCAATCTGCTGGCCATGCCCCTGCTGATCGCCGTGGTCCCCACCTCCCTACTCTGGTTGGCGCTCTCCACGGCCGCACCGAAAGCCGGGACCCTGCTGAACATGCCCAACGACTACGCCCTGGCAAGCATAGCCCAAGGAGCCGAGTGGCTGGCAGCCGTGGAGGGAAGCTGGATGCGAACGCCAGAGCCGGGCGTACTGCTGACCGCCGCCTGGATATTTGTACTGCTCCTGCTGAGCTCCCTGAGGCATCCCCGCCTACGCTGGAAGCTGACGGCAGTATGCCTGGCTGCAGCCTGCCTGGGACAAGCCCGCGGACTGCAGCGCAGCGCCTCCGTGCCGCCCCTGACCGTGATCTTCTTTGACGTGGGGCAGGGAGATGCGGCGCTGGTTCGCACGCCGGCCGGCCGAAACCTGCTGTTCGACGCGGGTCCAGGCGAGGAGGGCTACAGCTCCGCCCGCTATGTGCTGCTGCCCTACCTGAGGGCAACAGGTGTGGACACCCTACACGCGGTACTTCTGAGTCACCCGCACGCCGACCACCTCGGGGGCATGCCCGACCTGCTGGAGTCCCTGCCCGTGGGGGTGGTCTATCACCCGGGCCAACGTCACGACTCCGGCCTCTACCGTCGCTACCGGGAAACTGCCCGCCGCTTGGACGTGCCCCTGCAAGCCCTTGCCGCAGGTGACCGGCTGCGGCCGGACCCGGCCCTGCGCCTGCAGGTGCTCGGCCCCCGGCAGACCGTGACGGACTCCCTTTCACGGGAGGCGCCAATGGAGGTGAATGCCTCCAATGAGGGCTCACTGGTAATACGGCTGGTCTACGGGGAGACCTCCATCCTGTTCATGGGCGACGCCGAAACGCCCTCGGAACTGGAGCTGATACGCCGCTACGGCGGCATGTTGCAGTCCGACCTGCTGAAGGCAGGCCACCACGGAGCGGCCGACGCCACCTCCTCCCCTTTTCTCCGCGCCGTCCGTCCGGAGAAGGCCGTTGTTTCCGCCGGGGTGCGCAATCCCTTCGGCCACCCGCATCCAGCTACCCTGGAGCGGCTGCGGAGCGCGGACGTACAGACCTGGATCACCGCCCGCGACCAAGCCCTGATCTTCCGTTCCAACGGGCAGACCATCCGCAGGGTAGCGTGGCGCTGA
- a CDS encoding AI-2E family transporter, with protein MDKRPQTWLNERGQLILMAAGVAGLLFLMYLLEHLINPLGYGLLIGIVLYPIRQQPVARALLYATFIAAGVWLIYDSGHLLIPFVLAYIIAFIINPWVEALERRRIPRGVIAGLFTFVSLGLLGLAAFLTVPAVVEQLGRIGTVFNEAASNTGPWIESTGVLPFLESMGFEPEVIKGQLSTQINSLVDSFYTGITSLSASYVNSIGSVVLILFFLILMPFLCYFMIRDYEKIGIFVRSLITPKEVSSDYTTQISRIVGSYLRGQFIVVLISAVNLSVGFWLFGVPYALVLGIFAGLTNFIPTFGLWFSISVCTLVGATMGDPWFQFLPGIYIVFAVEQVLESGFLVPRVVGSHVGLHPLLVMVSLLLFGFMFGVLGLLIAVPTVALISVFYEQYKETRKISFLSGTELNSFIKQFDRETQKQKRKKKEQMKSR; from the coding sequence ATGGACAAACGACCGCAGACGTGGCTCAACGAGCGTGGCCAGCTCATTCTGATGGCCGCCGGGGTGGCGGGATTGCTCTTCCTGATGTACCTGCTGGAGCACCTGATCAACCCCCTGGGCTACGGACTGCTCATCGGCATCGTACTCTATCCCATTCGCCAACAGCCCGTGGCACGCGCGCTGCTATACGCCACCTTCATTGCGGCGGGCGTCTGGCTGATCTACGACTCGGGACACCTTCTCATCCCTTTCGTACTTGCCTACATTATTGCCTTCATCATTAATCCCTGGGTGGAGGCGCTGGAGCGGCGCAGAATTCCCCGCGGGGTCATTGCAGGCCTGTTCACCTTCGTGAGCCTGGGCCTGCTGGGGCTTGCGGCCTTCCTGACAGTGCCCGCCGTGGTGGAGCAGCTGGGACGCATCGGCACGGTCTTCAACGAGGCTGCCAGCAACACCGGACCATGGATTGAGAGCACGGGCGTGCTTCCCTTCCTGGAGTCCATGGGTTTCGAACCGGAAGTGATCAAGGGACAGCTTTCCACACAGATCAATTCGCTGGTGGACTCCTTTTATACGGGCATCACCAGCCTGTCCGCCAGTTACGTGAACAGCATCGGGAGCGTGGTGCTGATTCTGTTCTTCCTGATCCTCATGCCCTTTCTCTGCTATTTCATGATCCGCGATTACGAGAAGATCGGCATCTTCGTGCGATCCCTGATCACGCCCAAGGAAGTCTCCTCCGACTACACCACTCAGATCAGCCGCATCGTGGGCTCCTACTTGCGCGGCCAGTTCATCGTAGTGCTAATCAGCGCGGTAAACCTGAGCGTGGGATTCTGGCTCTTTGGCGTTCCCTACGCCCTGGTGCTGGGCATCTTCGCTGGATTGACCAACTTCATCCCCACTTTCGGGCTCTGGTTCAGCATCTCCGTCTGCACCCTGGTAGGCGCCACCATGGGCGACCCCTGGTTCCAGTTTCTTCCGGGCATCTACATCGTTTTCGCGGTGGAACAAGTGCTGGAGTCGGGCTTTCTCGTGCCCCGAGTAGTGGGCAGTCACGTGGGACTGCACCCCCTGCTGGTGATGGTCTCCCTGCTGCTCTTCGGCTTCATGTTCGGCGTCCTGGGACTGCTCATCGCCGTGCCCACCGTGGCCCTCATCTCGGTCTTCTACGAGCAGTACAAGGAGACGCGCAAGATATCTTTCCTCAGCGGCACCGAACTGAACTCCTTCATCAAACAGTTTGACCGGGAGACCCAGAAACAGAAGCGGAAAAAGAAGGAGCAGATGAAAAGCCGGTAA
- the dxs gene encoding 1-deoxy-D-xylulose-5-phosphate synthase, whose product MEELENVTPGPLLESIATPDDLRKIDKERLVEVCDELRDYIIEMVSIHGGHFGASLGVVELTVALHYVFDTPRDLLVWDVGHQAYGHKILTGRRDRFHTNRKHGGLSGFPKRSESEYDTFGVGHSSTSISAALGMAVARDLDQSDKKVVAIIGDGAMSAGLAFEAMNNAGAMNSDILVILNDNRMSIDPNVGALNEYLAEITTSKTFNKLRDEIYDMLGHFKSAGEKMRKIASRLEKAVTAAITPGGLFQALGFKYYGPVDGHNVDTLRRHLEDLRDVPGPKLLHAVTIKGKGFAPAEREQTKWHAQSSPFDKITGKSLVPDKSGPDIPKYQHVFGEAIVELAEKDERIVGITPAMPSGSSLWPLMKAFPERAFDVGIAEQHSITFAAGLAAEGKKAFAAIYSTFLQRAYDQVIHDVAIQKLPVVFCIDRAGLVGADGPTHHGLYDISYLRNVPNMVVSSPLNEQELRDMMYTASRYEEQAWAIRYPRGRATGMETRKEFHSVELGKGRCLREGDEVAVLSFGPFGNYVIEAADALSEEGIEVGHFDMRFAKPLDTDLIDRVCRDYRAVITIEDGTRMGGFGSAVAEYLVQQPGRVPVTIMGVPDRIVEHGTQRELHEEVGLDPESIAAQVRRCLETTAVK is encoded by the coding sequence ATGGAAGAACTGGAAAACGTGACTCCGGGACCTCTACTGGAGTCCATCGCCACGCCGGACGATCTTCGGAAGATTGACAAGGAGCGGCTGGTTGAGGTCTGCGACGAGCTGCGAGACTACATCATCGAAATGGTATCCATTCACGGGGGACATTTCGGTGCCAGCCTGGGCGTGGTCGAGCTGACCGTAGCCCTGCACTACGTTTTCGACACCCCCAGGGACCTGCTGGTATGGGACGTCGGCCACCAGGCCTACGGCCACAAGATTCTTACGGGACGCCGCGACCGATTTCACACCAACCGCAAGCACGGGGGACTCTCCGGATTTCCCAAACGCTCGGAGAGCGAATACGACACCTTCGGTGTGGGCCACTCCAGCACCTCCATATCTGCCGCACTGGGCATGGCCGTGGCACGCGACCTCGACCAGTCCGACAAGAAGGTAGTAGCCATCATCGGCGACGGCGCCATGTCGGCCGGCCTGGCCTTCGAGGCAATGAACAACGCCGGGGCCATGAATTCCGACATCCTGGTCATCCTCAACGACAACCGGATGTCCATCGACCCCAACGTGGGCGCCCTGAACGAGTACCTGGCCGAGATCACCACCAGCAAGACCTTCAACAAGCTGCGCGACGAGATCTATGACATGCTGGGCCATTTCAAGTCGGCCGGCGAAAAGATGCGCAAGATCGCCTCTCGTCTGGAAAAAGCCGTAACCGCCGCCATTACGCCCGGGGGACTCTTCCAGGCCTTGGGCTTCAAGTACTACGGTCCTGTGGACGGGCACAACGTGGACACTCTTCGCCGCCACCTGGAAGACCTCAGGGACGTACCGGGCCCCAAACTCCTGCACGCCGTTACCATCAAGGGCAAGGGCTTCGCCCCCGCCGAACGGGAGCAGACCAAATGGCACGCGCAGAGCAGCCCCTTCGACAAGATCACGGGCAAGTCCCTCGTCCCCGACAAGTCCGGCCCCGACATTCCCAAATACCAGCACGTCTTTGGCGAAGCCATCGTGGAGCTGGCCGAGAAGGACGAGCGCATCGTGGGCATCACACCCGCCATGCCCAGCGGCTCCAGCCTCTGGCCGCTGATGAAGGCTTTCCCCGAACGCGCCTTCGACGTGGGCATTGCCGAGCAGCACTCCATCACCTTCGCCGCCGGCCTGGCCGCCGAAGGCAAGAAAGCCTTCGCCGCCATCTACTCCACCTTCCTTCAGCGGGCCTACGACCAGGTCATCCACGATGTAGCTATCCAGAAGCTGCCCGTCGTGTTCTGCATCGACCGCGCCGGGCTTGTAGGAGCCGACGGACCCACCCACCACGGGCTTTACGACATCTCCTACCTGCGAAACGTACCCAACATGGTCGTCTCCTCGCCCCTTAACGAACAGGAGCTGCGCGACATGATGTATACCGCCTCCCGATACGAGGAACAGGCCTGGGCCATCCGCTACCCGCGCGGCAGGGCCACGGGCATGGAGACACGCAAGGAATTTCACAGCGTGGAGCTCGGCAAGGGCCGATGCCTGCGCGAGGGCGACGAAGTAGCCGTCCTGAGCTTCGGGCCCTTTGGCAATTACGTGATCGAGGCCGCCGACGCCCTTTCCGAAGAGGGCATCGAAGTGGGCCATTTCGACATGCGCTTCGCCAAGCCCCTCGACACCGATCTCATCGACCGCGTCTGCCGCGATTACCGCGCCGTCATTACTATAGAGGACGGCACGCGTATGGGCGGCTTCGGCAGCGCTGTGGCCGAATACCTGGTGCAGCAGCCCGGCCGCGTCCCTGTCACCATCATGGGCGTGCCCGACCGCATCGTGGAGCACGGCACCCAGCGCGAGCTGCATGAGGAGGTGGGCCTGGACCCCGAAAGCATTGCTGCCCAGGTGCGCCGGTGCCTGGAAACGACGGCGGTGAAGTAG